One segment of Fibrobacter sp. UWR4 DNA contains the following:
- a CDS encoding TldD/PmbA family protein encodes MNIIEAVSYMCDLAKGQAEQFDVIASTSHSEGLSVFQGKVQNTEISDSVGLGVRVIKDGHPGYAHTERLTKDAIAQTLKDALCHTQWTEAIDIQLPSAVDIPETYPNYNPALESLNLQQMKDFCIELEKQTFAKSKEIENIPYLGADMNTASSVIANNTGLMYKGKSNYAAVGAGAVASRDGVKKLGNYVKSGRDWNEFSLDEVASKAAEYATELFGAKKIEGGKIPVVFSERISARILGMYTSPFIAEAMQKGQSRLAGKEGEKIAGEKFSIINDPMGDMFVHKIRFDSEGCVAKRVEVVKDGVFTSALYNLETAAKAGCETTGNGSRDFGSKMGTCFNNLLVPPGTMTTAELLKLFPKCLLVVRLEGGSGCNSISGELSMGAHGFWCENGVIQHPVDGVTLSGNIFDIFQNIVEVGNEYKDKFSSYQVPALAISELSVSV; translated from the coding sequence ATGAATATTATTGAAGCCGTTTCCTACATGTGTGACCTGGCCAAGGGCCAGGCTGAACAGTTTGACGTAATCGCAAGCACCTCTCATTCCGAAGGCTTGTCCGTTTTTCAGGGCAAGGTCCAGAATACTGAAATTTCTGATTCCGTTGGCCTGGGTGTCCGTGTGATTAAGGATGGCCATCCGGGTTACGCCCATACGGAACGTCTGACCAAGGATGCAATCGCCCAGACCTTGAAGGATGCCCTCTGCCATACTCAGTGGACAGAAGCAATTGATATTCAGTTGCCCTCTGCAGTGGATATCCCGGAAACTTACCCCAACTACAATCCGGCATTGGAATCCTTGAATCTGCAGCAGATGAAAGATTTCTGTATTGAACTGGAAAAGCAGACTTTTGCAAAATCCAAGGAAATCGAAAACATTCCTTATCTGGGCGCAGACATGAATACCGCATCTTCAGTCATTGCGAACAACACTGGCCTCATGTACAAAGGTAAGTCCAACTATGCCGCAGTAGGCGCTGGCGCTGTTGCGTCTCGTGATGGCGTCAAGAAGCTGGGCAATTACGTGAAGTCCGGTCGTGACTGGAATGAATTTTCCCTGGATGAAGTTGCGTCCAAGGCTGCAGAATATGCAACGGAACTGTTTGGCGCCAAGAAGATTGAAGGCGGCAAGATTCCGGTGGTGTTCTCCGAACGAATTTCCGCACGCATTCTTGGGATGTATACATCACCCTTCATTGCGGAAGCCATGCAGAAGGGGCAGTCACGCCTGGCTGGTAAGGAAGGCGAAAAGATTGCAGGCGAAAAGTTCTCCATCATTAATGATCCTATGGGGGACATGTTTGTCCATAAGATTCGTTTTGACTCCGAAGGCTGTGTTGCCAAACGTGTGGAAGTGGTAAAGGATGGTGTGTTCACTAGCGCGCTGTACAATCTGGAAACCGCAGCGAAGGCTGGCTGTGAAACTACTGGTAACGGCTCCCGTGATTTCGGTAGCAAGATGGGTACCTGCTTTAACAACTTGCTGGTTCCGCCGGGAACGATGACTACCGCAGAACTTCTGAAGCTGTTCCCCAAGTGCCTGCTGGTGGTTCGCCTGGAAGGTGGTTCTGGTTGTAATTCCATTAGTGGCGAACTCTCTATGGGCGCTCATGGTTTCTGGTGCGAAAATGGCGTTATCCAGCATCCGGTGGATGGCGTTACCTTGAGTGGAAATATCTTTGACATCTTCCAGAATATAGTGGAAGTGGGGAACGAATACAAGGACAAGTTCAGCAGTTACCAGGTACCCGCTCTCGCAATAAGTGAACTGAGTGTAAGCGTTTAA
- the lgt gene encoding prolipoprotein diacylglyceryl transferase gives MDLSWWNLIPTYMDGTAFALGSFEVKWYGVMYIFAFATAYAAYTYVNKKEKIGFTKDQIDSLFTWIIAGIIIGARLGYVFFYKPGYYLANPSEIILPVSHDALGFHFTGIAGMSYHGGLILGIIFTFIGLKRNKMDVWKGLNVAFMVAPLAYTWGRFGNFINGELYGEVTTSPIGMWFPMAHDSFVENPILHHPSQLYEMTFEGIVLFVILYNLRKVQFLKDKMPCLYLMGYGLFRFFIEFFRKSDAHLGRNDLFGMSRGQTLCSLMILAGIIWMIVLIYRGKKRRNVDTTPGK, from the coding sequence ATGGATTTATCCTGGTGGAACTTGATTCCCACATACATGGATGGCACCGCCTTTGCCTTAGGTAGCTTTGAAGTAAAGTGGTATGGCGTCATGTACATTTTTGCCTTTGCCACCGCATACGCAGCATATACTTACGTGAACAAGAAGGAAAAGATCGGCTTCACCAAGGACCAGATCGACAGCCTCTTCACCTGGATTATTGCAGGTATCATCATCGGCGCTCGCCTTGGTTACGTATTCTTCTACAAGCCGGGCTACTACCTGGCAAATCCTTCCGAGATTATTCTTCCTGTAAGTCACGACGCCCTAGGTTTCCACTTTACAGGTATTGCCGGCATGAGTTACCATGGCGGTCTCATTCTTGGAATCATCTTTACATTCATCGGTCTCAAGCGAAACAAGATGGACGTATGGAAAGGTCTGAATGTCGCATTCATGGTAGCACCCCTCGCCTACACCTGGGGACGATTCGGCAACTTTATCAATGGTGAACTTTATGGCGAAGTGACCACCAGTCCTATCGGCATGTGGTTCCCCATGGCTCACGACAGTTTTGTTGAAAATCCGATTCTCCACCATCCCAGCCAGCTTTACGAAATGACATTCGAAGGAATTGTCCTGTTCGTGATTTTATACAACCTACGTAAGGTTCAATTCCTGAAGGACAAGATGCCCTGCCTCTACCTGATGGGGTATGGTCTTTTCCGTTTCTTTATTGAATTCTTCCGCAAATCTGACGCACACCTGGGACGTAACGATCTGTTCGGCATGAGCCGCGGCCAGACCCTCTGCAGCTTGATGATCCTCGCCGGCATCATCTGGATGATTGTGCTAATCTACCGCGGAAAGAAGCGCAGGAACGTAGATACAACGCCCGGGAAATAG
- a CDS encoding penicillin-binding transpeptidase domain-containing protein has translation MSLKPYIEPKKQISHAARMRNRALAIFVFVLLCTGIGSCLSSNGKNPNVAEEPTTEQMTAMAMEEQEDTSATPVTAAEESAIDQDNPTPTAAERPAETASSNTEPQKQEVIDYTHIKNQKNPFLAEKIDNMLRSFKPQHAMVLVVDAKSNEIIAWGEQKDGVVQSKPDYLIRNTFPAASLAKTVTIAAAMESNRYSLNTPIPLIGRAHHLYKNQLRVPENYKGPTAEMQDAYAHSYNPPLGIIGLNIGASRLKAAAKNLGYNMNFPGSLPNRSNYAPPDTGYGLAEVACGFTDATTLSPLQAAAQVRAILMKKPLEIPWATNLDGFAPKSRLALDVGKFSENTYYGLRQAMIRSVTHGTARKNISTRHMARKNYNALNIGGKTGSLDGKDPYGRYDWFMGFAQSKDDPNKAIILVVMQVYDPQGIRPQPTTQVSAMVINYWAHQALWGNEKK, from the coding sequence CCTTCTTTGCACAGGAATCGGCTCATGCCTATCTTCCAACGGTAAAAATCCCAACGTAGCAGAGGAACCCACCACAGAACAGATGACCGCCATGGCCATGGAAGAGCAGGAAGACACTTCCGCCACTCCCGTAACCGCGGCCGAGGAATCCGCCATCGATCAGGACAACCCCACGCCCACTGCCGCCGAGAGACCTGCAGAAACCGCGTCCTCCAATACGGAACCTCAAAAACAAGAGGTTATCGACTATACGCATATTAAAAATCAGAAGAACCCATTCCTGGCAGAAAAAATCGACAATATGCTCAGGTCTTTTAAGCCCCAGCACGCCATGGTTCTGGTTGTGGACGCCAAGAGCAACGAAATCATCGCCTGGGGTGAACAGAAGGACGGAGTCGTCCAGAGCAAACCGGACTATCTGATCCGTAACACCTTCCCTGCCGCCTCCCTGGCAAAGACTGTGACCATCGCAGCGGCCATGGAAAGCAACCGTTACTCGCTGAATACTCCCATCCCGCTAATAGGTCGAGCACATCACCTGTACAAGAACCAGCTTCGCGTTCCCGAAAACTACAAGGGTCCCACCGCAGAAATGCAGGATGCCTACGCCCACTCCTACAACCCGCCCCTGGGCATTATCGGCCTGAATATAGGGGCTAGCCGACTGAAGGCAGCAGCAAAGAACTTGGGCTACAACATGAACTTCCCGGGAAGTCTGCCCAACAGGTCTAACTACGCTCCGCCTGATACGGGCTATGGCCTTGCGGAAGTGGCATGCGGCTTTACGGACGCCACCACCTTGTCTCCCCTGCAGGCAGCAGCACAGGTCCGCGCCATCCTCATGAAAAAGCCTCTGGAAATTCCCTGGGCCACAAACCTGGATGGTTTCGCCCCCAAGAGCCGTCTGGCACTGGACGTTGGCAAGTTTAGCGAAAACACCTACTACGGACTTCGTCAGGCCATGATCCGTTCCGTCACCCACGGAACCGCCCGCAAGAACATTTCCACAAGACACATGGCCCGCAAGAATTACAACGCCCTGAACATCGGCGGTAAGACCGGTTCCCTGGACGGCAAGGATCCTTACGGAAGATACGACTGGTTCATGGGATTCGCACAATCCAAGGATGACCCTAACAAGGCAATCATCCTGGTGGTCATGCAGGTTTACGACCCTCAGGGCATCCGCCCCCAGCCCACAACCCAGGTATCCGCAATGGTCATCAACTACTGGGCACACCAGGCTCTCTGGGGCAACGAAAAAAAGTAA